A DNA window from Corynebacterium ciconiae DSM 44920 contains the following coding sequences:
- the rlmN gene encoding 23S rRNA (adenine(2503)-C(2))-methyltransferase RlmN — translation MSEPVRLQFTAPKRGMPPRHFTDLDQDQRIEAVTELGLPKFRVNQIARHYYGRLEADPLTMTDLPESARQKVKDALFPELMTKVRVTEADGGATQKTLWRLHDGTLLESVLMRYPDRATLCISSQAGCGMACPFCATGQGGLDRNLSIGEIVDQVRRAAATMQNEGGRLTNVVFMGMGEPLANYKRVLSAVKQITRPAPEGFGLSMRNVTVSTVGLAPAIRKLADENLSVTLAVSLHTPDDELRDTLVPVNNRWSVAEVLDAARYYADRTGRRVSIEYALIRDINDQDFRADMLGQKLHRALGSRVHVNVIPLNPTPGSKWDASPKQRQDEFVRRVAAQGVPCTVRDTRGQEIAAACGQLAAEERAS, via the coding sequence ATGTCTGAACCCGTTCGCCTCCAGTTCACAGCCCCGAAGCGCGGCATGCCGCCGCGTCACTTCACCGACCTCGACCAGGATCAGCGCATTGAAGCTGTCACCGAGCTGGGGTTGCCGAAGTTCCGCGTTAACCAGATCGCTCGGCACTACTATGGCCGCCTCGAGGCCGATCCTTTGACCATGACGGATCTGCCCGAGTCCGCGCGGCAGAAGGTGAAGGACGCGCTCTTTCCCGAGCTGATGACGAAGGTGCGGGTCACCGAAGCCGATGGCGGGGCCACGCAGAAAACCCTCTGGCGGCTGCATGACGGCACCCTGCTGGAATCCGTACTTATGCGCTACCCAGACCGGGCCACCTTGTGCATTTCCTCCCAAGCCGGTTGCGGAATGGCGTGTCCTTTCTGCGCTACCGGCCAGGGCGGCTTGGATCGCAACCTTTCCATCGGCGAGATCGTTGATCAGGTGCGTCGCGCCGCCGCCACCATGCAGAACGAGGGTGGTCGTCTCACCAACGTGGTGTTCATGGGCATGGGGGAGCCGCTCGCCAACTACAAGCGGGTACTCAGTGCCGTCAAGCAGATCACTCGACCAGCGCCCGAAGGCTTCGGCCTCTCCATGCGTAATGTGACGGTGTCTACGGTCGGGCTGGCGCCGGCGATTCGCAAGCTTGCCGACGAAAACCTCAGCGTCACCCTCGCTGTGAGCTTGCATACCCCTGATGATGAGCTGCGCGACACCCTCGTGCCGGTGAACAATCGCTGGTCGGTGGCTGAGGTGCTCGATGCCGCCCGCTACTATGCCGACCGTACCGGTCGTCGCGTGTCCATCGAATACGCCCTGATCCGAGATATCAACGATCAAGACTTCAGGGCCGATATGTTGGGTCAGAAGCTCCACCGTGCTTTGGGCTCTCGGGTGCATGTCAACGTAATTCCGCTCAATCCCACCCCGGGGTCTAAATGGGATGCCTCGCCGAAACAGCGCCAAGACGAGTTCGTGCGTCGCGTCGCAGCCCAGGGCGTGCCCTGCACGGTGCGGGATACCCGCGGCCAGGAGATCGCCGCGGCCTGCGGGCAGCTCGCCGCAGAAGAGCGGGCCAGCTAG
- a CDS encoding DUF2631 domain-containing protein, whose translation MSGASHHIEPEVYNGVSTLDEPSAKWGWHDLGLVPMQIAGWISVFFLLGYNFGNHKGHVETIWLLVLAALVAIALLLQLFAPKLNQVRTVTAHNKPEGHEEPVWTYQQHSMTGKYAELSDSQLRALNIDPSTVPNRTAVEN comes from the coding sequence GTGTCAGGCGCTTCCCACCACATCGAGCCGGAAGTCTACAACGGCGTAAGCACCCTCGACGAGCCCTCGGCTAAGTGGGGTTGGCACGATCTCGGTTTGGTCCCCATGCAGATCGCCGGCTGGATCTCCGTGTTCTTCCTTCTCGGCTACAACTTCGGTAACCACAAGGGCCATGTGGAGACCATCTGGCTGCTCGTTCTCGCCGCCTTGGTAGCCATCGCTCTGCTCCTTCAGCTCTTCGCCCCGAAGCTCAACCAAGTGCGCACCGTGACCGCCCACAACAAGCCCGAGGGCCACGAAGAGCCGGTCTGGACCTACCAGCAGCACTCCATGACGGGTAAGTACGCCGAGCTGAGCGATTCCCAGCTTCGCGCCCTGAACATCGACCCCTCCACCGTCCCGAACCGCACTGCCGTAGAAAACTAA
- a CDS encoding phosphatidate cytidylyltransferase — MEEKNRGELIKNPLGLSGENLPKPKNKAGRDLKTAIGVGVGLGALVLTCIFLIPHGWYPLVALAVAGGTWEVVQRLREHGYVIPRWVLILGGQGMVWLSWPFGVEGMAAAYVTTVLALMFGRLFHRGRGTAPQNYLRDMSMGIFVLTWIPMFGTFAALISTLNDGPADPKWYVVTFMLCVVASDVGGFAAGVFFGSHPMAPAVSPKKSWEGFAGSIVLGMITGALCVTLLLSGSIWAGLLLGLGLVICATLGDLVESQFKRELGIKDMSALLPGHGGLMDRLDGMLPAAMVTWLVLSSIAVEAAVV, encoded by the coding sequence GTGGAAGAGAAGAACCGGGGCGAGCTCATCAAAAACCCCCTTGGCCTCAGCGGGGAGAACCTACCGAAGCCAAAAAACAAGGCGGGCCGCGACCTCAAAACCGCCATCGGCGTCGGTGTAGGCCTCGGCGCACTGGTGCTCACCTGTATCTTTCTCATCCCTCATGGTTGGTATCCATTGGTGGCTCTCGCGGTCGCCGGCGGCACCTGGGAGGTTGTTCAGCGTCTGCGTGAACACGGCTACGTGATTCCGCGGTGGGTGCTTATCCTCGGCGGTCAAGGAATGGTGTGGCTGTCATGGCCCTTCGGGGTGGAGGGCATGGCTGCAGCCTATGTCACCACCGTGCTGGCACTGATGTTCGGCCGGCTCTTCCACCGCGGCCGCGGCACGGCCCCGCAGAACTATCTGCGGGATATGAGCATGGGCATATTTGTGCTCACTTGGATCCCTATGTTCGGCACTTTCGCCGCACTGATTTCCACCTTGAACGACGGCCCCGCTGATCCTAAGTGGTACGTGGTCACCTTCATGTTGTGCGTCGTCGCGTCGGATGTTGGCGGCTTTGCCGCGGGGGTCTTTTTCGGCTCGCATCCTATGGCGCCGGCCGTCAGCCCCAAGAAATCCTGGGAGGGTTTCGCCGGGTCTATCGTGCTGGGCATGATCACCGGTGCGCTCTGTGTCACGCTGCTTCTGTCCGGCTCCATCTGGGCCGGGCTTCTGCTGGGCCTCGGGCTCGTCATCTGTGCCACTTTAGGTGATCTCGTGGAGTCCCAATTCAAACGCGAACTCGGGATTAAAGACATGTCCGCACTGCTGCCAGGCCATGGGGGACTGATGGATCGACTCGATGGCATGCTGCCCGCGGCCATGGTGACATGGCTGGTGCTCTCCAGTATCGCGGTAGAAGCGGCTGTCGTCTAG
- a CDS encoding LapA family protein yields MTTPAEPNPNSEPHPRINDDSILGSSHPTRAHDAVDERAESSSAPARREDADSAQPSSSEATESAESNEKAKNKVNRTIASSTWAALIIGALLLILLLVFIMQNQQAVELQLFAWTFEFPAGVGFLLAAIVGALIMAMAGIVRMFELRRQVKKAGR; encoded by the coding sequence GTGACCACCCCCGCTGAGCCCAATCCGAACTCGGAGCCGCACCCGCGTATTAATGACGATTCGATCCTGGGATCCTCCCATCCCACGCGCGCCCACGACGCCGTAGACGAGCGAGCCGAGTCCTCCTCCGCCCCTGCTCGGCGCGAGGATGCCGACAGCGCCCAGCCGTCCTCCAGCGAGGCCACCGAGTCGGCTGAGTCCAATGAGAAGGCGAAGAACAAGGTCAACCGCACCATCGCCTCCTCCACTTGGGCTGCATTGATTATCGGCGCCCTGCTACTCATCCTGCTGCTCGTGTTCATCATGCAAAACCAGCAGGCCGTAGAACTTCAGCTTTTCGCCTGGACCTTCGAGTTCCCTGCTGGGGTGGGCTTCTTGTTGGCTGCGATCGTTGGCGCACTCATCATGGCCATGGCCGGTATTGTGCGCATGTTTGAGCTGCGCCGACAGGTAAAGAAAGCCGGCCGCTAA
- a CDS encoding MFS transporter — protein sequence MTSHNSTSNPAEQAASAPHPNRWRALIVLAVGLALIVLDGTIVGVSMPTIIRELNLDLSEAQWVTSLYSVVFAALLLAAGRMGDRYGRRKFFLAGLIIFGTGSVLAALSGSAAALIVARVVQGVGGACILPSTLSSTNAMFRGKDRAAAFGVWGAVMSGAAALGPLLGGVITEYAGWEWIFWVNVPLALGLIVAAVALVPDTSAHSGDKDPAGGGTGDILGFVLSAIGFGTLVFGIIEGPKLGWWEAISAFHIGSAQWPSGWPSAAGIALVIAAVSLSAFVATELRRARSEQSVLLDLGMFRYPTFTWGNLTALMVAVGEFALVFVLPLYLVSSAGLSTLATGLVLAAMAIGAFISGAAARHLAAKIGAPGVVLVGLGLEVFGTLQLAAEERVGQPLWLVVFALVVYGVGLGLASAQLTSLVLGDIPVEQSGQASATQSTVRQIGSALGAAMAGATLSAALAWKSSDFVGQQAQLAEAMRSSAGGVLVGLRQQGAPDEVIAPLARVFAEATKVSLYAAVLCLVIGLLGALMVRRSSTSEEH from the coding sequence ATGACTTCACACAATTCCACATCAAACCCTGCGGAGCAGGCAGCCAGTGCCCCGCACCCCAATAGGTGGCGGGCGCTCATCGTGTTAGCGGTGGGGCTCGCCCTTATTGTGCTCGACGGCACGATCGTGGGCGTATCGATGCCCACGATCATTCGCGAGCTCAACCTTGATCTTTCCGAAGCCCAGTGGGTCACCAGCTTGTACTCGGTGGTCTTTGCCGCTCTGCTCCTCGCGGCCGGCCGCATGGGCGATCGCTACGGCCGCAGGAAATTCTTCCTCGCCGGCCTCATTATCTTTGGTACCGGATCGGTGCTGGCAGCCCTGTCCGGCTCAGCCGCGGCACTGATCGTGGCGCGTGTGGTGCAAGGCGTGGGCGGCGCGTGCATTCTGCCCTCCACGCTGTCGAGCACCAATGCGATGTTTCGCGGCAAGGACCGCGCCGCCGCCTTCGGTGTGTGGGGTGCGGTGATGAGCGGTGCTGCCGCTCTCGGGCCGCTACTCGGTGGCGTGATTACCGAATACGCCGGGTGGGAATGGATCTTCTGGGTCAACGTCCCCTTGGCTCTCGGACTCATCGTTGCTGCCGTGGCGCTTGTGCCCGATACCTCTGCCCACAGCGGTGACAAGGATCCCGCCGGCGGTGGTACCGGAGACATCCTCGGCTTCGTGCTGTCCGCCATCGGATTCGGCACCCTCGTCTTCGGCATTATCGAAGGCCCGAAGCTGGGGTGGTGGGAGGCTATCTCTGCCTTCCACATCGGTTCGGCGCAATGGCCCTCCGGTTGGCCCTCGGCCGCAGGCATCGCCTTGGTGATCGCTGCGGTGTCCCTGAGCGCATTCGTGGCCACCGAGCTTCGCCGCGCCCGCAGTGAACAGTCCGTGTTGCTTGATCTCGGCATGTTCCGCTATCCCACCTTCACCTGGGGCAACCTCACAGCCTTGATGGTGGCCGTTGGTGAATTCGCGCTGGTTTTCGTCCTCCCGCTCTACCTCGTCTCCTCGGCTGGGTTATCCACCTTGGCCACTGGCTTGGTGCTAGCGGCCATGGCGATTGGAGCTTTCATCTCCGGTGCTGCGGCCCGGCACCTTGCCGCCAAAATCGGCGCCCCCGGGGTGGTACTCGTCGGCTTGGGCCTGGAGGTCTTCGGTACCCTACAGCTCGCCGCAGAAGAGCGGGTGGGCCAGCCGCTATGGCTCGTGGTGTTCGCGCTCGTGGTCTATGGCGTCGGTTTGGGACTGGCCTCGGCCCAGCTGACCTCCTTGGTGTTGGGCGACATTCCGGTGGAGCAGTCCGGGCAGGCCTCGGCCACCCAGTCCACCGTGCGCCAGATTGGTTCCGCACTCGGTGCGGCTATGGCGGGAGCCACCCTCTCGGCAGCACTTGCATGGAAGTCTTCCGATTTCGTCGGGCAGCAGGCCCAGCTGGCAGAAGCGATGCGTTCCTCTGCCGGTGGGGTGCTGGTGGGGCTGCGCCAGCAAGGAGCGCCCGATGAGGTGATTGCGCCACTGGCTCGTGTGTTTGCGGAGGCCACTAAGGTCTCACTTTATGCAGCTGTGCTCTGCCTCGTCATCGGTTTGCTCGGTGCGCTCATGGTGCGGCGATCTTCCACCAGCGAGGAGCACTAA